In the genome of Methylomagnum ishizawai, the window GGACTGGGCACCGGCGGGGCCGAGATGATGCTTTATAACCTCGTCGGGCGGATGGACCGCTCGCGCTTCGATGTTTCGGTGATTTCGCTGCTGGACCGGGGCGATCTGGGCGGGCGGATCGAGCGGACCGGGACGCAGGTGCGGGTATTGGGCATGCAGCGCGGCCTACCCACGCCCACCGCGCTGTGGCGGCTGCGCAAGCAACTCAAGGCGCTGCGCCCGGAGGTGATCCAAGGCTGGATGTATCACGGCAATCTGGCGGCGACGCTGGGCGCGGCCCTGGCGGGCGGCGATATCCCGGTGGTCTGGGGCATCCATCATTCGCTGTACGACCTCGGCCAAGAGCGTTTTTTAACCCGGCAGGTGGTCCGGCTCGGTGCCCGGCTGTCCCGGAGTCCGGCGGCGACGGTCTATGTCAGTCGCCTGGGGGCCGGACAGCACGCGGCTTTCGGTTTCGATAACACGAGGGCGCGGGTGATCCCGAACGGCTTCGACGGCGAGCGCTTCCAGCCCGACCCGGATACCCGCGAAGCGGTACGCGCCGAACTGGGGTTGGCGGCGGATGCGGTCCTGGTCGGCCTGTTCGCCCGCTATCATCCGATGAAGGATCATGGCAATTTGCTCCGCGCCGCCGCCCGCTTGATCGGCAGCCAGCCCCAAGCCCGCTTCCTGTTGGCCGGTACCGGGGTGGATGCGGCCAATCCCGAACTCCGCGGCCAGATCGACCGGCTCGGCTTGCAAGGCAAGGTGATCCTCTTGGGCGAGCGCCGCGATATTCCGCGCTGGATGGCCGGGCTGGATATCCTGTGCATGAGTTCCTCGCATGGCGAAGCCTTCCCCATGGTGGTGGGCGAGGCCATGGCGTCCGGGGTGCCCTGTGTCGTGACCGACGTGGGCGATGCCGGGGGGTTGGTGGGCGATACGGGCCGGGTGGTGCCGCCCAGGGACGCCGAAGCCTTGGCCGCCGCGCTGGCCGCTCTGGTCGCGCTGAAGCCGCAACAACGGCTGGCGCTGGGCTTGGCGGCGCGGCGGCGGGTGCTGGAGCATTTTTCGCTGGACGGCGTGGTCGGCGAATACCAAGCCCTGTATCAAGCCCTGGCCCGGCCCCGCTGAATACGCGATTACGCGGCTGGATCGCGGGTTCCCGCCGCCATCCCTCAACCATCTCACGAGAGCAACCTCCCATGTGCGGATTCGCCGGCTTCCTGGACCGTTCCGAAAACACCTCTGCCGAGGATTTGGCCGTCATCGCGGGCCGCATGGCCGCTACCCTGGTCCATCGCGGTCCCGACGATGGCGGGGTGTGGACCGACGCTTTTTCCGGTTTGGCGCTGGGCCATCGGCGCTTGTCCATCCTCGATTTGTCGGTCGCGGGGCACCAGCCCATGCTGTCGCGGGGTGGGCGCTACGTGGTGGCGTTCAACGGGGAAATCTACAACCACCTGGACTTGCGCCGGGAGCTGGATCGCGGCGGGGCGGTGCCGGACCATCCCTTGTTCGATACGCCTGCCGAGGCGTTCGCCACCCAGGCCGGGACGGGCTGGCGCGGCCATTCCGACACCGAAACCCTGTTGGCGGCGGTGGAAACCTGGGGCGTGGGCGAGGCGCTGAAGCGATGCGTGGGCATGTTCGCCTTCGCGTTGTGGGACCGGCATGACCGGGTGTTGTACCTGGCCCGCGACCGGCTGGGCGAAAAGCCGCTGTATTACGGCTGGCAGGACGGGATGTTGCTGTTCGGCTCGGAGCTCAAGGCGTTCAAGCCGCATCCCGCTTTCAAGGCCGAAATCGACCGTTCCGCCCTGAGCTTGCTGCTGCGCTACGGCTATATCCCGGCCCCCTACACCATTTACCAGGGCATCCGAAAACTCCCGCCCGGCACCTTCATCGCCCTGAGCGCCCGCCGCCAAGACGGCGTGCCGGTGTCGTATTGGAGCGCCCACGATGTGGCTTTGCGCGGCCAGATGCAGCCTTTCGCCGGGACCGAAGCCGAGGCGGTCGAAACCTTGGATGGCCTGCTGCGGCAAGCGGTGGCCGGGCAGATGCTGGCCGATGTGCCGTTGGGCGCGTTCTTGTCGGGAGGGTTCGATTCCTCGACCGTGGTGGCCCTGATGCAGGCGCAATCATCCCGGCCGGTGCGGACCTTCAGCATCGGTTTCCACGAAACCGGCTACAACGAGGCCGAACACGCCAAGGCCGTGGCCGCGCATCTGGGCACCGACCATACCGAACTCTATGTCACCCCCGAACAAGCCATGGCGGTGATTCCCAATCTGCCGACCCTGTACGACGAGCCGTTCGCCGATTCTTCGCAGATTCCCACTTTCCTGGTGTCGCAACTGGCCCGTGGACAGGTCACGGTGAGCCTGTCGGGCGATGGCGGCGACGAGGTGTTCTGTGGCTATACCCGCTATCCCTCGGCGGCGAGTGTTTGGCGGCGGATCGGCTATGTGCCGCCGCCGCTGCGGGGCGCGGTCGCCGCCCTGGCAACCGTGGTGCCGCCGCATTTCTGGGATGCTTTGTTCCGGGGCGTGGGATTCGCGCTGCCGGGCGGGCTGCGGGCCGCGACGCCCGGCGACAAGCTCCGCAAGCTGGCTTTGTTGTTGCGGGCGCGGCAGCCGGAGGAGGTTTACCGGGAACTGGTTTCGCAATGGAAGGAACCGGCCCGCGTGGTGCGTGGCGCGACAGAGCCGGGGACGGTGCTGGACGATCCGGCGCAATGGCCGCGTTTGCGTGAATTCGAGCATCGCATGATGTTCCTCGATACCGTGAGCTACCTGCCCGACGATATTTTGGTGAAGGTGGACCGCGCCGCCATGGGCGTGAGCCTGGAGACGCGGGTGCCCTTGCTCGATCACCGGGTGGTGGAATTCGCCTGGAGCTTGCCAGCGTCGATGAAGCTGCGCGATGGGGTGGGCAAATGGCCGCTGCGGC includes:
- a CDS encoding glycosyltransferase, with the translated sequence MTRVCHIISGLGTGGAEMMLYNLVGRMDRSRFDVSVISLLDRGDLGGRIERTGTQVRVLGMQRGLPTPTALWRLRKQLKALRPEVIQGWMYHGNLAATLGAALAGGDIPVVWGIHHSLYDLGQERFLTRQVVRLGARLSRSPAATVYVSRLGAGQHAAFGFDNTRARVIPNGFDGERFQPDPDTREAVRAELGLAADAVLVGLFARYHPMKDHGNLLRAAARLIGSQPQARFLLAGTGVDAANPELRGQIDRLGLQGKVILLGERRDIPRWMAGLDILCMSSSHGEAFPMVVGEAMASGVPCVVTDVGDAGGLVGDTGRVVPPRDAEALAAALAALVALKPQQRLALGLAARRRVLEHFSLDGVVGEYQALYQALARPR
- the asnB gene encoding asparagine synthase (glutamine-hydrolyzing) → MCGFAGFLDRSENTSAEDLAVIAGRMAATLVHRGPDDGGVWTDAFSGLALGHRRLSILDLSVAGHQPMLSRGGRYVVAFNGEIYNHLDLRRELDRGGAVPDHPLFDTPAEAFATQAGTGWRGHSDTETLLAAVETWGVGEALKRCVGMFAFALWDRHDRVLYLARDRLGEKPLYYGWQDGMLLFGSELKAFKPHPAFKAEIDRSALSLLLRYGYIPAPYTIYQGIRKLPPGTFIALSARRQDGVPVSYWSAHDVALRGQMQPFAGTEAEAVETLDGLLRQAVAGQMLADVPLGAFLSGGFDSSTVVALMQAQSSRPVRTFSIGFHETGYNEAEHAKAVAAHLGTDHTELYVTPEQAMAVIPNLPTLYDEPFADSSQIPTFLVSQLARGQVTVSLSGDGGDEVFCGYTRYPSAASVWRRIGYVPPPLRGAVAALATVVPPHFWDALFRGVGFALPGGLRAATPGDKLRKLALLLRARQPEEVYRELVSQWKEPARVVRGATEPGTVLDDPAQWPRLREFEHRMMFLDTVSYLPDDILVKVDRAAMGVSLETRVPLLDHRVVEFAWSLPASMKLRDGVGKWPLRQVLYRYVPKELMDRPKMGFGVPIDQWLRGPLKDWAGALLDRKRLKQEGYFNPALVHEKWTQHLAGRRDWSYYLWDVLMFQAWREANP